The Halomonas sp. HAL1 genome segment CGCTATCTTGAAGGTAACACCGTGCGTAAAGTGATCGTGGTGCCCGGCAAATTGGTCAACATCGTGGTGAGCGGATGAACCGACGCACATTTTTAACCGCCAGCATCGCCGCCTCAGCGGCGGTGCTGCTTAGCGCCTGCGGGTTTCAGCTACGGGGTACTGAATCACTGCCCACGCTGCCTCCCCTTTCCCTAGAGGGCGACACCAACAGTGCCGTTGCCCAACAGGTCGCTGCGCGCCTTCAACAGTTAGGCACTCAGGTAACGGCTGATGCCCCATGGCGGGTCACCCTGGGTACGCCTGCGTTAATTGAGCGGCGATTGGGTGGTGATGGCCGCGCAAGTCGTGAACATGAGCTGACACTGAGCACTTCGCTTTCGGTACAAGAGCGGGCATCCAATGCCTATCACCTCAATAACGCGACCCTGACGACGAGCACGCGTATTCGCGTTAGCGACGATGATCTCCTGAACCGTGAAACGCTGATGATGGAAGCCGAGCAAACGCTTGCTCGACAATTGTCTCAGCAAATCATCGAACGCCTTGCTTACATTGAGGGCATGCAGTGAAGGTATTTGCTGATCAGCTACCCGCTGCGTTAGCAAAAAAGCTGCCCCGCGTGGTTATCGTGGCGGGGGATGAGCCCTTACAACATCGCGATGCCTGCGATGCTGTAAGGAAAGCAGCTCGCCAAGCAGGCGTTGAAGAGCGTGAAGTACTCAATGTAGAGCCCAACTTTGCTTGGGGCCGGTTGATGGAGATGTCCAGCAACCTCTCATTGTTTGCGACCAGCAAGCTCATGGAATTGCGTTTGGGCAATCACAAGCTAGGGCAAGAAGGCAGTAGAGCACTAGCGCAGTATGCCGAAACACTGGATAACAGCGATGATATCTTGCTTATCAGTATGGGCAAATTAGACGCCAAGCAGCAGAAAAGTGCCTGGTTCAAAACGCTGGATAAGCAAGGGTTATTCGTACCGGTCTGGCCTGTCGATGTTTCCCGGTTGGGTTACTGGCTGAGGGATCGCGCTTCACTCCACGGCTTACAAATTGACCTGGATGCAGCTCGCCTGCTGGGTGAGCGCACAGAGGGTAACCTACTGGCCGCCGACCAGGAGCTGCAGAAACTAGCGCTGATTCACCCGCAGGGCACGCGCTTGAATGTGGAAAGCATTGCCCAAGGCGTTGAAGACAGCACACGCTTCGATGTTTTCAATTTGGCCGATGCCTGCCTAAAAGGCGAACCTAGCCGCGCATCGCGTATCGTCAATGGATTGCGTAGTGAAGGGGTCGAGGCCCCCATCGTGCTTTGGGCACTGACCCGGGAGCTGCGCACTCTCCTCTCGCTGCATCAGCATCTGGATCAAGGGCAAAGCTTTGAACATGCCTGCAAAAGCCAAAAGCCGATGATTTTTGATAAGCGACGTCCGGCCTATCAAAAAGCGATTGGCCGCCTGCCAATGAAGCGCCTGCATAAATTGCTGTTAATGGCACAGCGGCTCGATTTAGCCGTTAAAGGCGCTGCAACAATACCGCTGTGGCCAGGCCTAAATGATTTGGCAATGACCATGGCCGGTGGTCGTGGGCTGCTTTCTGAATCCGCCTGGACCTATCGCATTAGTGCAAATAATTAGTACTTTGCACATTAGACTTAAAAATTGAACCAATTGTTTCTATACTCACTCCACACCCCCCGACTAGTCTATAAGGAAGAAGACGATGAAAACATTGCGTGCATACCTCTCCACCCTCCTGATTGCGGCGCTTGTTATTACCAGCCTGCCCGTTGCAGCGGCTCCCACTGCGCCTCAATCCATTGATTTAGTCTCTACCCAATCTGTTTTGTCAGCTGATCGTGCTGGCGCTGACCGTGAGCGTATTAACGAGGTCCTGGCCCGCGCCGATGTGCAGGATCAACTGCTAAAACAGGGTGTTGACCTGAACGAAGTAGATGCCCGCGTTGCTGCCTTAAGCGATTCTGAAGCAAAGCAAATGGCTGACCAGCTCGAGATGATGCCTGCCGGTGCCGGTGGTGGCGTTATCGGTGCCCTCTTTGCCGTCTTTATCATTCTGTTGATTACCGATATTCTCGGCCTGACCGACGTTTATCCGTTTACGCGTTGATAGGCAGCTGATGACCACTAAGTCTACTAATATGCTTTCTAACGCCCGCTTCGCGGGCGTTTTTATTATGTTGCTACTGCTGAGCGGCTGCGCACGAAACCCGGTACTGCTACAAAGTACCTATCAAGCGCTTCCGCCCCATGCAGAAATCACCAGCGTACCGTTTTACGCCCAAACGGAGTTTCAGTGCGGCCCTGCCACGCTGGCGATGGTTCTCAACCATCAGGATGTCGAAACAGACGTTGAGCAACTGATCCCCCAGGTGTTCTTGCCTGAACGCGACGGCAGCGTACAGCCAGAAATGCTGGCGACTGTGCGACGCTATGATCAACTCGCTTATCCCATTCGCGGCACCATGGATGCGCTGTTAGGCCATCTGGCAGCAGGCGATCCGGTGGTGGTGATGCAAAACTTATCACTCCCTATCTACCCGATGTGGCACTACGCGGTGGCCATTGGCTACGACCTGCCTAGTGAAACGCTTATTCTGCGCAGTGGCGAAATTGAACGCCATACGATGTCGTTTAGCCGTTTCGACGCCACCTGGGCGCGCACTGAACGCTGGGGATTTGTCGTTGCCGAGCCCGGCACGCTACCTGCGGGTATCACCGCCCGTAACGCCCTTGAAGCCATCAGTGCCTACGAAGAAACGAACGGCCCCCAGGCTGCATTATCAAGCTGGCAAACGTTTAACGAGCACCACCCTACCAATG includes the following:
- a CDS encoding twin-arginine translocation signal domain-containing protein, coding for MNRRTFLTASIAASAAVLLSACGFQLRGTESLPTLPPLSLEGDTNSAVAQQVAARLQQLGTQVTADAPWRVTLGTPALIERRLGGDGRASREHELTLSTSLSVQERASNAYHLNNATLTTSTRIRVSDDDLLNRETLMMEAEQTLARQLSQQIIERLAYIEGMQ
- the holA gene encoding DNA polymerase III subunit delta, coding for MKVFADQLPAALAKKLPRVVIVAGDEPLQHRDACDAVRKAARQAGVEEREVLNVEPNFAWGRLMEMSSNLSLFATSKLMELRLGNHKLGQEGSRALAQYAETLDNSDDILLISMGKLDAKQQKSAWFKTLDKQGLFVPVWPVDVSRLGYWLRDRASLHGLQIDLDAARLLGERTEGNLLAADQELQKLALIHPQGTRLNVESIAQGVEDSTRFDVFNLADACLKGEPSRASRIVNGLRSEGVEAPIVLWALTRELRTLLSLHQHLDQGQSFEHACKSQKPMIFDKRRPAYQKAIGRLPMKRLHKLLLMAQRLDLAVKGAATIPLWPGLNDLAMTMAGGRGLLSESAWTYRISANN
- a CDS encoding PA2779 family protein — protein: MKTLRAYLSTLLIAALVITSLPVAAAPTAPQSIDLVSTQSVLSADRAGADRERINEVLARADVQDQLLKQGVDLNEVDARVAALSDSEAKQMADQLEMMPAGAGGGVIGALFAVFIILLITDILGLTDVYPFTR
- a CDS encoding PA2778 family cysteine peptidase; translation: MTTKSTNMLSNARFAGVFIMLLLLSGCARNPVLLQSTYQALPPHAEITSVPFYAQTEFQCGPATLAMVLNHQDVETDVEQLIPQVFLPERDGSVQPEMLATVRRYDQLAYPIRGTMDALLGHLAAGDPVVVMQNLSLPIYPMWHYAVAIGYDLPSETLILRSGEIERHTMSFSRFDATWARTERWGFVVAEPGTLPAGITARNALEAISAYEETNGPQAALSSWQTFNEHHPTNAIGQFALGNALYADQQPEKARNAFERATKLDEKMGAAWLNLGLLLLQQEEPVAARKALEQAASLTGSWQEKARLAIESMNTQ